Genomic window (uncultured Desulfovibrio sp.):
GTCTGCGCCCCCACCCGGATGCCGGCCAGCAGAAGCGGTACAAGCAGCGGAAACAGCACAATGCTCAGCAGCGATTCGCGCGAACCGCCCCCCTGGGCCAGCGCCCCCAGCAGGGACCCCAGGGCGCAGATGCCCACATCCACCAGCAGCAGCGCCAGCAGCCCCGTGGCCGGCGATCCCTGAAGCTCCTGCCCCAGAAAGACCACAGCCGCCGGCAGAAAAACCATCTGGGCCATGAGCAGCAGGACAAGACCGGCCAGTGCCTTGCCCAGCCATACGCCCTGAACCGGGGCCGGAAGCAGCAGCAGGCCCAGGCGGGCGCCGCCGATTTCTTCCAGCGCGTACAGGCCGTTGAAAACCAGCACCTGACAGAACAGGGCGCCCAGCCAGAAAACAGCGGCTGCCCCCTGAGGACTCATGCGCTCGCCCACGCCCTGTGACAGGCTGAACACAAACAGCAGCAAAAGGCCCAGCAGCAGGCCCTGCACCAGGGCGCTGCCGCGCCCCAGCGTCAGCAGCAAATCCTTGCGCGCCATGCACAGGGCTAGGCGGAACATGCGTTTTCCTCCCCGGCGGGCGCCAGCAGCGCCTGCCAGCCGGCGGCATCCAGATGGCGGGGCATGGGACCATCCTGACACAGACGCCCGCCCCGCAGCAGCAGCAGGCGGTCGGCCACCGCCGCGTCACCGGCAAGATCATGACTCACCA
Coding sequences:
- a CDS encoding heme exporter protein CcmB, whose amino-acid sequence is MFRLALCMARKDLLLTLGRGSALVQGLLLGLLLLFVFSLSQGVGERMSPQGAAAVFWLGALFCQVLVFNGLYALEEIGGARLGLLLLPAPVQGVWLGKALAGLVLLLMAQMVFLPAAVVFLGQELQGSPATGLLALLLVDVGICALGSLLGALAQGGGSRESLLSIVLFPLLVPLLLAGIRVGAQTFGLDDPDGALGWLQLAAAFDAVFLAAGLLLFGFMYGGDD